DNA from Armatimonadota bacterium:
GGGGCGGGGATTACTGGGAGGTCGCGGAGTTCGTGGACGCCATCCTGAGCCGCGGCGAGCCGCCCATCGGGATCGATATCGCCATGGACTACACGCTCCCGGGCCTGGTGAGCCAGGAATCGATCACCCACGGGTCGGCGTGGCTGGAAGTGCCGGACTCGCGGCAGTGGTAAAAGCTACTCGAAGGCACTTGAATCGGGGTCAGGCGCGGCCGTCTGAGGCTCTGGCTCATCAGAGGGCGGTTTGAGCCACGAGCGGATCAATTCGCGCAGGGCGTTCTCCACGGACTGGTTGATGGCCTGGGTCGCCCCGGGGCAGGAAACGCACTGAGTTCCAGGCAGCTCGCGCATCTGGCCGATGTTCCGCGCGATGTTCTCCTGTGCCGAGGCTTCCAGCACATTGCCGACCGGTTCAGGCCGGCAGGTGGCATGCCCCCCGCACCAGTACTGGGCGCCGTCGGGCAGTATGAAAGCCTGTGTCGGGCCCACGTAGCAACGCCGGGTCGCCGACAGCGCCGCCGGACGACCGGTGGCCGCCTGTTCGGCCCACGCGCGCAGGTCGCCGCTATGCTGAACCCGGTGGAAGGGGCTCATATAGGGCACCTTCGCGTGGATCGGCCCGCGCTGGTCGTCGGGTATCCCCCAGTCCCTCTGGAACTCTTCCCAGACAGCGTTCGCCGCATCCCACGTCTCGGTGAAGAACTCTTCGTACTCGTCGGCGGTCAGGCGCAAGTGCTGATTGTTCTCCCCGCCCACGGGGATCAGGTGCAGGTCGAAGTCACGCGCTTCGGGGCCGGAGCCCGCCAGTTTCATGCCCAGAAGGAAACGCAGGAAAGCGGGGAAGTCCGGAGCATTGAGCCGGGTGAGCACGCAGTTTATGTGGACCACAGGGTGCTGTGCGCCGAGCAGGCGCTTGGCAAGCTGCAGATTGTGGATGCCCCTGACAACCGCGGCCCAGCGCCCTGAGCAACCGTAGATCGCGTCCTGCACTTCGGGCAGGTGGCTGTCGAGAGACACGTGCAGACGACTCAGCCCCGAGGAGATGAGCTGCAGGGAGACCTCGGGCATGAGTCGCAAGGCATTCGTGTTCACATTGCAGGCGGCCCCGGCCGAGGTTGCCGCGCGGATGATCCCCTGAGCCCCCCACAAGACCTCGCCCTCGAGCAACGGCTCGCCCCCGGTGATGAACAGATACGGGCCGTCACCCTCCTCCGGTATCACACTGCGCACAAGGGACAGCCAATGCTCCGGCGTCATGCGGCGTTGAACCGGGCGCTGGTTGCAGTAGATGCACCGGGGTGACATGTCACAGGCGAAATCAAGGTTCATGCCCACGAAGGAGAGACGCACAGGCACATCGGCCGGCCATTGTTCCGGCCACTCTCCCAGGGCCTCCAGGAGCCGATCTTCGTCGCGCTCGCCGCACTCGATCAGCGCTCGCACGCGCGGTTCATTGATTCGCTGGAGTTGCTCCACCGGCAGCTTGAACACATTCACAGGCCGCGAGGGCACGATCATGTTCTCGCGGGCAGCCTCCACCGCGCCGCCGGAGATCAGCGCCTGCCACCGGGGCTCCCGGGCGAGGGAATCCAGTCGCGCGGCGTGTTGAGCCGCGAGTTCAGGGAACTTCATGAAATCGCTTCCCCATGTGATGATCTACCCCACAATCAGCAGCCCGTAGATAGGCACTTCGGGCACCCGGTAGACTGCAATACCGTCGCGCAGTTGGGGCCGAATAGTCAACTCCAAGCCCTCGGGTGTGCGGAAGATGCCTGTCCGCGGCGCATCTCCCTCATCCAGCCAGACCTCGATGTCCCGAGCGGGGTTCACACGCAACTTTCCCATGAAGTCGGCAGCGGTCGCTACGCGGTCGGGGTCTTCCGGCAACCCAAGGCGCACCATGGCTTCGCCCTGCTGGGTTCCGGAGTCCAACGAGATATCCTCTTCGGTCCACGTCGCGCCGCCGTCATTGGACCACGAGGTGCGGCGGGTTCTGGCG
Protein-coding regions in this window:
- a CDS encoding radical SAM protein — protein: MKFPELAAQHAARLDSLAREPRWQALISGGAVEAARENMIVPSRPVNVFKLPVEQLQRINEPRVRALIECGERDEDRLLEALGEWPEQWPADVPVRLSFVGMNLDFACDMSPRCIYCNQRPVQRRMTPEHWLSLVRSVIPEEGDGPYLFITGGEPLLEGEVLWGAQGIIRAATSAGAACNVNTNALRLMPEVSLQLISSGLSRLHVSLDSHLPEVQDAIYGCSGRWAAVVRGIHNLQLAKRLLGAQHPVVHINCVLTRLNAPDFPAFLRFLLGMKLAGSGPEARDFDLHLIPVGGENNQHLRLTADEYEEFFTETWDAANAVWEEFQRDWGIPDDQRGPIHAKVPYMSPFHRVQHSGDLRAWAEQAATGRPAALSATRRCYVGPTQAFILPDGAQYWCGGHATCRPEPVGNVLEASAQENIARNIGQMRELPGTQCVSCPGATQAINQSVENALRELIRSWLKPPSDEPEPQTAAPDPDSSAFE